In Psychrobacter sp. JCM 18902, a single window of DNA contains:
- the arsS gene encoding arsenosugar biosynthesis radical SAM (seleno)protein ArsS (Some members of this family are selenoproteins.), whose amino-acid sequence MKSTIELLEHTDFPALKRRELTTLQVNMGYLCNMSCVHCHVAASPYRTEMMSRELVELILEVLQAQNIETLDLTGGAPEMHEDFKYLVTAARALGVKVIDRCNLTILMEEGFEDMAQFLADNAVEVVASMPCYSLENVDKQRGKGAFDDSILGLHKLNAFGYGKVGSNLTLNLVYNPQGATLPPNQQQLEADYKHELKEHFDIEFHQLFALTNMPIQRFGAVLLAKNQFHPYMDLLKANYVAANLTEVMCRSTISVNWLGELFDCDFNQQLEIPVPNKSRRHLSDLLTQNPAGDDIAIADHCYGCTAGQGSSCGGALEEETTDQTIEKTSSI is encoded by the coding sequence ATGAAATCAACTATCGAATTACTCGAGCACACGGATTTCCCAGCGCTCAAACGTCGTGAGTTAACCACGCTACAGGTCAATATGGGTTACTTATGCAATATGTCTTGTGTGCATTGTCATGTAGCTGCCAGTCCTTACCGCACAGAGATGATGTCGCGTGAGTTGGTTGAGTTGATTCTAGAAGTCTTGCAAGCACAAAATATCGAGACGCTTGATTTAACGGGCGGTGCGCCTGAGATGCACGAAGACTTTAAGTATTTGGTCACAGCCGCGCGTGCCTTGGGTGTAAAAGTAATTGATCGCTGTAATCTGACTATCCTGATGGAAGAAGGCTTTGAGGACATGGCGCAGTTTTTGGCAGACAATGCGGTCGAAGTGGTGGCTTCAATGCCATGTTATTCATTAGAAAATGTCGATAAGCAGCGCGGCAAGGGCGCATTTGATGACAGTATATTGGGACTGCATAAACTCAATGCGTTTGGGTATGGCAAAGTGGGTTCAAACTTAACGCTCAACCTCGTTTATAACCCGCAAGGTGCGACGCTGCCACCCAATCAACAGCAGCTTGAAGCCGATTATAAGCACGAGTTAAAAGAACATTTCGATATCGAATTTCATCAGCTATTTGCCTTGACCAATATGCCCATTCAGCGTTTTGGTGCGGTGCTATTGGCTAAAAACCAATTCCATCCCTATATGGATTTGCTCAAAGCTAATTATGTGGCCGCCAATTTAACCGAAGTCATGTGCCGATCGACCATCAGTGTCAATTGGTTAGGAGAGTTGTTTGATTGTGATTTTAACCAGCAATTAGAGATTCCGGTGCCCAACAAATCCCGTCGTCATCTAAGCGATTTGTTAACGCAAAATCCTGCTGGCGATGACATTGCCATTGCAGATCATTGCTATGGCTGTACGGCGGGGCAGGGAAGTAGCTGCGGTGGTGCGCTAGAAGAAGAGACAACAGATCAGACGATAGAAAAAACATCCTCGATCTAA